A DNA window from Centroberyx gerrardi isolate f3 chromosome 3, fCenGer3.hap1.cur.20231027, whole genome shotgun sequence contains the following coding sequences:
- the LOC139924867 gene encoding uncharacterized protein LOC139924867 gives MNPLEWEHIQRRQRRDLEPKQWSGVDQNTGNVSRTNSDRDPYCRYTLEEPHTSMGTNEEWEHHSPSSHNLYSQEEYGAFMDPDGEPVEMSEEDQELARKRRQLQEIEEQIMLKRAAIAMKKVEPFLKKNPPSYRTFTEDEGEDFAHGKADTSMNTNEPSIQLREEKEAGFSYSKQSAVCKGATLKDRVNVILQQRRPLGFPAKVHSPSFDLPHTLLQSSKVASKDGLWVEDHPLKLRVKALMRQRLGIPCVSASNGEVPEVKPLPPSQSPTPAVPEENTVIDGFQRFLSVLNKGVDINLLSRIVNDDSEDLPVGGELLNVQPPVLENKPDVPYRSESRGSHSGALQLDHSRSNSGERRTEPPSREGSHRERPSLPDEKRVQRNDRGDRHFGSSSRSKSPPAVEEEKPRVEEQQHKQLQNILKTLGLSLEVEEMSKLADRTQERLYGRKHDDSQRADSRGERESQQSFHRHHRNSSSSTSISGSFSPSPPRRQRSPGRESRDSREPRKMSECGHSRERSRDKETETEIDGERDRKQAQRRRDRDVDRKHSRESSPAHQPYPKEPTYPSSHPAALGALPEYNSSQYSQYTAHYSGAYNGATNSTWTYTHGATPPSQCPSGYRYPQNPSHHFSAATPGMVYPYPPPSDSFSLEDAHLLLNPDLSESEGQNGVQLGPRCLQVVSTKATNNQRCLIQLTTPKSQRKKMSRQRCNERRRLMREVKRDGIRKTETCAKPVASVRVGVPRAPVDADAETQRSEEGKEQGKRQPTEEEIKANLKKKLEAFNQMMKQRVTKPAENSLT, from the exons ATGAATCCACTTGAATGGGAACACATTCAGCGGAGACAGCGGAGAGACCTGGAGCCAAAACAGTGGAGCGGTGTTGACCAAAACACGGGGAATGTCTCAAGAACTAACAGCGATAGGGACCCTTACTGCCGTTACACCCTTGAAGAACCGCATACCAGCATGGGGACTAATGAGGAATGGGAGCACCACAGTCCCTCCTCCCATAACCTGTACAGTCAGGAGGAGTATGGTGCCTTCATGGACCCAGACGGAGAGCCGGTGGAAATGAGCGAGGAGGATCAGGAGctggcgaggaagaggaggcagctTCAGGAGATTGAGGAGCAGATTATGCTCAAGAGAGCTGCCATTGCTATGAAAAAAGTTGAGCCGTTCttaaagaaaaatccaccatcATATCGGACGTTTacagaagatgaaggagaggattTCGCACATGGCAAAGCTGACACATCTATGAACACAAATGAACCCTCTATACAgttaagagaagaaaaggaagcaGGCTTTTCCTATAGTAAACAGTCGGCTGTTTGCAAAGGCGCAACTCTGAAAGACAGGGTGAATGTTATTTTGCAGCAAAGGCGTCCTCTTGGCTTTCCCGCAAAG GTCCATTCCCCTTCGTTTGATCTTCCACACACTCTGCTCCAGTCATCCAAAGTGGCCAGCAAAGATGGTCTGTGGGTGGAGGACCATCCCCTGAAGCTCAGAGTGAAGGCACTAATGAGGCAGAGACTTGGTATTCCCTGTGTATCGGCATCAAATGGGGAG GTCCCTGAAGTTAAACCTCTTCCTCCCAGCCAAAGCCCAACACCAGCAGTCCCAGAGGAGAACACGGTCATCGACGGTTTCCAGCGGTTCCTCAGTGTGCTTAACAAAGGAGTGGACATCAACCTGCTCAGCAGGATTGTCAATGACGACAGCGAGGATCTTCCTGTGGGTGGGGAGCTCTTGAATGTTCAGCCCCCTGTTTTGGAGAACAAGCCAGATGTTCCCTACAGGAGTGAGAGCCGGGGATCGCACAGCGGAGCTCTGCAGCTGGACCACAGTCGGTCcaacagtggagagaggaggaccgAACCGCCCAGCCGGGAGGGATCCCACAGAGAAAGACCCTCCCTGCCTGATGAGAAGCGTGTCCAGAGGAATGATAGAGGCGACCGCCATTTTGGCTCTAGCAGTAGATCAAAGTCTCCCCcagcggtggaggaggagaaaccaaGGGTGGAGGAGCAGCAACACAAACAGCTCCAGAACATTCTTAAGACTCTGGGGTTGAgcctggaggtggaggagatgagCAAACTAGCAGACCGGACTCAGGAGAGGTTGTACGGGAGGAAGCATGACGACAGTCAGAGGGCGgacagcagaggggagagagagagtcagcagAGTTTCCACAGACACCACAGgaattcctcttcctccacgtcGATCTCCGGCAGCTTCAGTCCTAGCCCCCCTCGCCGGCAGCGCTCCCCCGGCAGAGAGTCCAGGGACAGCAGAGAACCAAGGAAAATGTCCGAATGCGGCCActcgagagagagaagcagagataaagagacagagacggaaatagatggagagagggacCGAAAACAAGCTCAGAGGCGCAGGGACAGAGACGTGGACAGAAAACACTCCAGAGAAAGCTCTCCTGCTCACCAACCGTATCCAAAAGAGCCAACATATCCCTCCTCACACCCTGCTGCTCTGGGTGCTTTGCCAGAATACAATTCATCCCAATACTCTCAGTACACTGCCCACTACAGTGGTGCTTATAATGGTGCTACCAACTCAACCTGGACATACACTCACGGTGCCACGCCCCCCTCCCAGTGTCCCAGTGGGTATCGCTACCCACAGAATCCCTCGCATCACTTTTCTGCAGCTACACCCGGCATGGTTTACCCTTATCCTCCCCCCTCTGACAGCTTCTCGCTTGAAGACGCTCACTTGCTGTTGAACCCAGACCTGTCGGAGAGCGAGGGCCAAAACGGAGTGCAGCTGGGCCCTCGCTGCCTGCAGGTCGTCAGTACGAAGGCTACAAATAACCAACGCTGTCTGATACAACTCACAACCCCAAAGAgccagaggaagaagatgagccGCCAAAGGTGCAACGAAAGGCGTCGCCTGATGAGGGAAGTGAAGAGAGACGGCATCAGAAAAACGGAGACGTGTGCAAAGCCGGTCGCCTCGGTGAGAGTGGGGGTTCCACGGGCGCCTGTTGACGCCGATGCAGAAACGCAGCGctcagaggaaggaaaagaacaAGGCAAAAGGCAGCCGACGGAGGAGGAAATAAAGGCAAACTTGAAGAAAAAG CTTGAAGCGTTTAACCAGATGATGAAGCAAAGAGTCACAAAGCCAGCCGAAAACTCCCTGACCTGA
- the LOC139924860 gene encoding uncharacterized protein LOC139924860, with protein sequence MNSRKPEYGHRRQYGDRSTRQWDDYDDGWKERRGHQSDVPRDSYHKYGGEAHSSTDRTRGNREYSDLPKSMYSKDSSNRDWSRRSPVRRHSLACVTPDKDIDLDREYAKPREENQEFLQRKRELGDAHKKAAESKSLPEWSMSEKKRRRHTEDDDFRYRQEPEDTRYRKSPDNFTHRHPPKDFKHRQPPQEDFKYRKMPKDSKHREQHEDFAYKRPSGYYMDRHFEERNNDHSRERTRSQEFPTRSQAKPRDRNDSPSPDYEDRRHTRTRPSMNESRGQVFDADHDVTNQSAALAERLAEQKTAAKGFQRFLNVLNKGVDVAMLTKIVGQSSKVADDPPQSPASLPNAVDHLWSPSCARQQESCQNSHYWSENEGSQREAAPPQDHRPVSSKGIKSCLRSPKERSVSDEKSLSDEKAVGSSHFSSSSRSRSPPVVEKTKVRPEDEHKRRQMQDVLQAIGMDLGFEELGQMSNRIQERLYGKKDSDGGHGHKERRETETKRALSPERHSRSSSSGRSSFGPLTQQFSLKQDSYEAPRNIMEVPQTVEYSYTNDKSSSSSLQDSDKGGDESQESVAFPLFSPSPAYTVSEAPPTPAMPTYSAAQYSPYTYPAAPAVPPNWLFPVRPMPFLPHLPGYLPYPRVPTLNAFQLASAQSNAFLQQASNRQLTYLNMQNSNPVQPLNVTQKSKTLSRPRCLQVIDTERPGQTKPDETKLLKGNVEELKKYCLSLESVQKYSQSEQNTAFRVLLLNHRLKNEQHNTHNVHLNDTSEKPDPDGVKTLQALQSEEIGPEKKERKPTIKLRLLEHKVTDKPPGGV encoded by the exons ATGAACTCAAGGAAACCTGAGTACGGCCACAGGCGGCAGTATGGAGACAGAAGCACGAGGCAGTGGGACGACTACGATGACGGATGGAAAGAAAGGCGAGGACATCAAAGTGACGTGCCGCGGGATTCCTACCATAAATATGGTGGAGAGGCACACAGTAGCACAGACAGGACTAGAGGGAACCGGGAGTACAGTGACTTGCCTAAGAGTATGTACAGTAAAGACTCGTCGAACAGGGACTGGAGCAGAAGGAGCCCAGTGAGGAGACACAGTCTTGCTTGCGTCACCCCTGACAAGGACATTGACTTGGACAGagaatatgcaaaacctagggAGGAGAACCAGGAGTTtctgcagagaaagagggaactTGGGGACGCCCACAAGAAAGCTGCGGAGTCAAAGTCTTTGCCAGAATGGAGCATGTCTGAAAAGAAACGGCGAAGGCATACAGAGGATGATGATTTCAGATACAGGCAAGAACCTGAAGATACAAGGTACAGGAAATCACCAGAcaatttcacacacagacacccacctAAGGATTTTAAACACAGGCAACCGCCACAAGAGGATTTCAAATACAGGAAAATGCCTAAAGATTCAAAACACAGGGAACAACATGAAGATTTCGCATACAAACGACCATCTGGATATTACATGGATAGACATTTTGAAGAAAGGAACAATGACCATTCGCGAGAGAGGACGCGATCACAAGAATTTCCCACAAGG AGTCAAGCCAAACCCAGAGACAGGAATGACAGTCCTTCCCCGGATTATGAGGATCGTCGTCACACCAGGACAAGGCCTTCAATGAATGAATCTCGTGGACAG GTTTTTGATGCTGACCATGATGTCACCAACCAAAGTGCTGCTCTTGCTGAGAGACTTGCTGAGCAGAAGACGGCAGCCAAGGGCTTCCAGCGTTTCCTCAACGTGCTCAACAAGGGGGTGGATGTCGCCATGCTCACCAAGATAGTCGGTCAGTCCTCCAAAGTCGCTGATGATCCGCCGCAGTCTCCAGCTTCTCTCCCGAACGCTGTGGATCATCTGTGGTCTCCCAGTTGTGCAAGGCAGCAGGAGAGCTGCCAAAATAGCCATTACTGGAGTGAGAACGAGGGATCCCAGAGAGAGGCGGCTCCACCACAGGATCACAGACCTGTTAGCAGCAAAGGGATAAAATCTTGCCTTCGTAGTCCGAAAGAGCGCTCAGTGTCTGATGAAAAGTCTCTATCTGATGAAAAGGCTGTAGGAAGCAGCCATTTTAGCTCTAGCAGTAGATCCAGGTCCCCCCCGGTGGTGGAAAAGACTAAAGTGAGACCTGAAGATGAGCACAAGCGCAGGCAGATGCAGGATGTACTGCAGGCCATCGGCATGGATTTGGGATTCGAGGAGCTGGGCCAGATGTCAAATCGAATTCAGGAGCGGTTATATGGAAAGAAGGACAGTGACGGAGGCCACGGTCataaggagaggagggaaactGAGACGAAGCGAGCGCTCTCCCCAGAACGGCATAGTAGATCCTCGTCATCAGGCAGGTCTAGTTTTGGCCCTTTAACTCAGCAGTTTTCCCTAAAACAAGACTCATACGAGGCTCCGAGGAATATAATGGAGGTACCCCAAACCGTTGAATATTCCTATACCAATGACAAGAGCAGCAGTAGTTCTTTACAGGACAGCGACAAGGGTGGAGACGAGTCCCAGGAGAGCGTTGCCTTTCCCTTATTTTCTCCTAGTCCTGCCTACACTGTATCTGAAGCTCCTCCAACGCCTGCGATGCCGACTTACTCGGCAGCGCAGTACTCGCCGTACACATACCCAGCAGCCCCCGCTGTGCCTCCTAACTGGCTGTTTCCTGTTCGACCCATGCCGTTCTTGCCTCATCTCCCTGGGTACCTCCCTTACCCCAGGGTCCCGACTTTAAACGCCTTTCAGTTAGCCTCTGCCCAGAGTAACGCATTCCTCCAACAGGCCAGTAACCGTCAGCTCACCTATTTGAATATGCAAAATTCAAATCCGGTTCAGCCTCTCAACGTCACACAAAAATCAAAGACGCTGTCAAGGCCGCGCTGTCTGCAGGTCATTGACACCGAGCGACCTGGACAGACGAAGCCAGATGAGACAAAACTCTTGAAAGGAAACGTCGAGGAGTTGAAGAAATATTGTTTGTCTCTGGAGAGCGTTCAGAAGTATTCACAGAGCGAACAGAATACGGCATTCAGGGTGCTTCTTCTTAACCATAGGTTAAAAAAtgaacaacacaacacacacaatgtgcaTTTGAACGACACCTCTGAGAAACCCGATCCAGACGGTGTCAAAACTTTGCAAGCTTTGCAAAGCGAGGAGATCGGGCcagaaaagaaggaaagaaaaccGACAATCAAATTGCGACTGCTAGAACACAAGGTAACTGATAAACCTCCAGGCGGTGTATAA